A genomic segment from Chitinophaga flava encodes:
- the kynU gene encoding kynureninase, with translation MEYVATLAFAKEQDRQDPLNKFREQFYFPQRKGKDAIYLCGNSLGLQPKNVKAAIEQELADWQQCAVEGYWGAKNPWLYYQQYCSRPLTSILGASQQELTVMNTLTVNLHLMMLSFYRPTKQRFKVLMEAGAFPSDQYAVETQVRYHGFDPETAIIEVSPRSGEHLIRIEDILEIINRESDSLALVLLGGINYYTGQYFDIPAITAAAHAAGAYAGFDLAHVAGNIPVQLHNWDVDFAVWCSYKYLNGGPGAVGGAFVHEKYASDRGFLRLGGWWGNEESARFKMEKGFVPKKEAEGWQHSTAQVFNMVSLKASLELFEAAGIGALRDKSQKMTSYLEFLLQQLKGINFEIITPKNCNERGAQLSLLFLEKGKEVHQQMTDAGIIVDWREPGVIRVSPAPMYNSYQDVFHFYEIIANIASNA, from the coding sequence ATGGAGTACGTAGCAACCTTAGCATTTGCTAAAGAGCAGGACCGGCAGGATCCATTAAATAAATTCAGGGAGCAGTTTTATTTTCCCCAACGCAAAGGAAAGGACGCAATTTATTTATGTGGTAATTCACTCGGGTTACAGCCTAAAAATGTAAAAGCAGCCATAGAACAGGAATTGGCCGATTGGCAACAGTGTGCCGTAGAAGGATACTGGGGTGCCAAAAATCCATGGTTGTATTATCAGCAATATTGCAGCAGGCCTTTGACCAGTATTTTAGGGGCCAGCCAGCAGGAATTAACAGTGATGAACACACTTACTGTTAATCTTCACCTGATGATGTTAAGTTTTTACCGGCCAACCAAACAGCGGTTTAAAGTGTTAATGGAAGCAGGGGCTTTCCCAAGCGACCAATACGCAGTGGAAACGCAGGTCAGATATCATGGTTTTGACCCGGAAACAGCCATCATCGAGGTCTCACCCAGAAGTGGTGAACATTTGATAAGAATAGAAGATATTTTAGAGATAATTAATAGAGAAAGTGATAGTTTAGCATTAGTTTTATTAGGAGGGATTAATTATTATACCGGACAATATTTTGATATACCCGCTATTACAGCAGCAGCACACGCTGCAGGCGCTTATGCCGGTTTCGATCTGGCACATGTAGCAGGAAATATTCCGGTACAGTTGCACAATTGGGATGTAGATTTTGCCGTTTGGTGTTCATATAAATACCTGAATGGTGGTCCCGGCGCAGTAGGAGGCGCTTTTGTGCATGAAAAATATGCCAGCGACCGCGGATTTCTCCGCCTGGGTGGCTGGTGGGGCAACGAAGAGAGTGCACGTTTTAAAATGGAAAAAGGGTTTGTGCCTAAAAAAGAAGCCGAAGGATGGCAACACAGCACCGCACAGGTATTTAACATGGTTAGCCTGAAAGCCTCCCTCGAACTATTTGAAGCAGCCGGTATCGGCGCTTTACGAGACAAAAGCCAGAAAATGACCAGTTATCTGGAGTTTTTGCTGCAGCAGTTGAAAGGCATTAATTTTGAAATTATTACACCTAAAAATTGTAATGAACGTGGCGCACAACTATCTTTGCTGTTCCTAGAAAAAGGAAAAGAGGTACATCAGCAAATGACAGATGCCGGTATAATCGTTGACTGGAGAGAACCCGGAGTCATCAGGGTTTCACCGGCGCCGATGTATAACTCTTATCAGGATGTGTTTCATTTTTATGAAATCATAGCAAATATTGCTTCAAACGCTTAA
- a CDS encoding head GIN domain-containing protein gives MKKQAIITYTSLSVSWLLLMLVIFTLILSSCTRDHIAGSGHVVAETRNTSPFTEVEISGPFEVHLIQDSTAAVEIKAEDNIISAIETGTQSNTLFIRLKNHVFLQRHLPIQVYVHSRQYQSINFAGSGHLDNKDTLQSGIFSYQIDGSADAALTLAVQKLNAEINGSGNLELKGNAAALKSDINGSGHIGAMGLDTQQADITIRGSGDHVVKVKNELYVGIYGSGNVTYSGNPGRVETDIKGSGKVRKI, from the coding sequence ATGAAGAAACAAGCTATCATAACCTACACCAGTCTCAGTGTAAGCTGGTTACTGCTGATGCTGGTAATATTCACTCTTATTCTCAGCAGTTGCACAAGAGATCACATTGCCGGTTCCGGCCATGTGGTAGCTGAAACCCGCAACACTTCCCCTTTTACGGAGGTGGAAATATCCGGTCCGTTTGAAGTGCACCTGATACAGGACAGCACAGCAGCTGTAGAGATCAAGGCGGAAGATAATATCATCAGTGCTATTGAAACAGGTACCCAGAGCAATACTTTATTTATCCGGCTAAAGAACCATGTCTTCCTGCAGCGGCATCTGCCAATACAGGTGTATGTACACAGCCGGCAATATCAAAGTATCAACTTCGCCGGTTCAGGACATTTAGATAATAAGGATACCTTACAATCAGGCATATTTTCCTACCAGATAGATGGCAGTGCCGATGCTGCGCTGACGCTGGCTGTTCAGAAGCTGAATGCTGAAATCAATGGCTCCGGCAACCTGGAACTGAAAGGTAATGCGGCGGCATTAAAAAGTGATATCAACGGCAGCGGACATATTGGCGCCATGGGCCTGGATACGCAGCAGGCTGATATTACCATCAGAGGTTCCGGCGATCATGTGGTTAAAGTAAAAAATGAACTTTATGTTGGTATCTATGGGAGTGGTAATGTGACTTATTCCGGCAATCCCGGGCGGGTAGAAACAGATATTAAGGGATCTGGTAAAGTAAGGAAGATTTAA
- a CDS encoding 2'-5' RNA ligase family protein, with product MNFERNERPRRPYSSDTNKENDPNKERGDFKPNLNNEREGGKPDYNSGDSERRPRTEYNREGGYRPRTEYNRDGGYNREGGGYDRGSGGGGYDRGGGYDRSGGGYNRGGGGGYDRGDRGGYDRGDRGGDHNSSGGGGYDRSGGGGYDRSGGGGGYDRSGGGGYDRSGGGGGYDRGGGGGGYNRGGGGGGYDRGGGGGYDRGGGGGGYNRGGGGGGYDRGGGGGYNRGGGGGGYDRGGGGGGYNRGGGGGYNRGGGGGYDRGGGGGGYKQQRGRPRTEPRPDNKIYFIALLPTAEVGKEIIKIKQEFAEQYGPMYALKVLPHITLQVPFTADPALEKAFCDELTEFAKTQAPFEVSLKGFGTFPNKQNRVLFINVEKSETMSAMHRQLINFLRKEFGFSTMLARTGFTPHVTVAFKDLTDDQFNKSWPEYENKEYEATFKVNNLYFLRHNGKSWEVLQKCKLGGA from the coding sequence ATGAATTTTGAGAGAAACGAACGCCCCCGCAGGCCCTACTCTTCTGATACCAACAAAGAGAATGATCCCAACAAGGAGAGAGGTGACTTCAAACCCAACTTAAACAATGAGCGGGAGGGTGGAAAACCCGACTACAACAGTGGAGACTCAGAACGTCGTCCACGCACAGAGTACAATCGCGAAGGTGGGTATCGCCCGCGTACAGAGTACAACCGCGATGGCGGTTATAATCGTGAAGGTGGTGGCTATGACCGCGGTAGCGGTGGTGGTGGTTACGATCGCGGCGGTGGTTATGACCGCAGCGGTGGTGGTTACAACCGTGGCGGCGGCGGTGGATATGACCGTGGTGACCGTGGTGGTTACGATCGCGGCGACCGTGGTGGAGATCACAACAGCAGCGGCGGTGGTGGATACGATCGCAGTGGCGGTGGTGGATATGACCGTAGCGGCGGTGGTGGTGGATACGATCGCAGTGGCGGTGGTGGATACGACCGTAGTGGCGGTGGTGGTGGTTACGATCGCGGTGGCGGCGGCGGTGGATACAACCGTGGTGGCGGTGGTGGTGGCTACGATCGCGGTGGCGGTGGTGGTTACGATCGCGGCGGCGGCGGCGGTGGATACAACCGTGGCGGCGGTGGTGGTGGCTACGATCGCGGTGGCGGTGGTGGTTACAACCGTGGCGGCGGCGGCGGTGGTTACGATCGCGGCGGCGGCGGCGGTGGATACAACCGTGGCGGCGGTGGTGGATACAACCGCGGTGGCGGTGGTGGCTACGATCGCGGCGGCGGTGGCGGTGGCTACAAACAACAGCGCGGAAGGCCTCGTACCGAACCCAGACCTGACAATAAAATATACTTTATCGCACTGCTGCCTACCGCAGAAGTGGGTAAGGAAATCATCAAAATCAAACAGGAATTTGCAGAACAATATGGTCCAATGTATGCACTGAAAGTGCTGCCACATATCACCCTGCAGGTACCTTTTACCGCTGATCCGGCACTGGAAAAAGCCTTCTGCGATGAACTCACTGAGTTCGCCAAAACACAGGCTCCTTTCGAAGTGTCCCTGAAAGGATTCGGCACCTTCCCGAACAAACAAAATCGTGTACTGTTCATCAACGTGGAAAAAAGCGAGACTATGTCCGCTATGCACCGCCAACTGATCAACTTCCTGCGTAAGGAATTCGGATTCAGTACTATGCTGGCGCGTACAGGCTTTACGCCACACGTTACCGTGGCCTTCAAAGACCTCACCGATGATCAGTTCAACAAGTCATGGCCAGAATATGAAAACAAGGAATACGAGGCTACTTTCAAAGTAAACAACCTCTACTTCCTCCGTCATAACGGCAAATCCTGGGAAGTACTGCAAAAATGCAAACTGGGCGGCGCCTGA
- a CDS encoding efflux RND transporter periplasmic adaptor subunit encodes MNKRYAFMVPALAVIIAACGGGGNKAQQLEKMKQERAALDSKIAALEKEVGKKDTVERMKDVTVAELRDTLFEHYIDVQGSVDARENVNVSARVPGVITAIHVKEGQHVAQGQTLAQVDDQVLKANMAELRTQMDLANTLFEKQKNLWSQKIGSEVQYLNAKNQKEALDRKMATLQDQLAQMRIIAPISGTVDAVIAKVGDNAAPGAPAFRVVNANNLKVMANVAEAYAGLLKTGDPVVLSFPDIQREIRTNISFASRTIDPLSRTIKIEVPLKPDNALRPNMIAHIKIVDYTASKALVVPVNVIQYSSGKPYVMVAESKNGKLASQRRTVEMGRTYNDKAEIKDGLKAGDRIITTGYQGLNDNDLIKL; translated from the coding sequence ATGAACAAAAGATATGCTTTCATGGTCCCTGCGCTCGCTGTCATCATTGCTGCCTGCGGTGGCGGAGGCAATAAAGCCCAGCAACTGGAAAAAATGAAACAGGAAAGGGCTGCACTCGATTCCAAAATTGCTGCTCTGGAAAAGGAAGTCGGTAAGAAAGACACCGTAGAAAGAATGAAAGATGTGACCGTTGCCGAATTAAGAGATACTTTGTTTGAACACTATATAGATGTACAGGGCAGTGTAGATGCCCGCGAAAACGTAAACGTTTCCGCCCGCGTACCCGGTGTGATCACCGCTATCCATGTAAAAGAAGGACAACACGTGGCTCAGGGCCAGACACTGGCACAGGTTGATGATCAGGTTCTGAAAGCCAATATGGCCGAACTCCGCACCCAGATGGACCTCGCCAACACCCTCTTCGAAAAGCAGAAAAATCTCTGGTCTCAGAAAATAGGCTCTGAAGTACAATACCTCAACGCCAAAAATCAGAAAGAAGCACTCGATAGAAAAATGGCCACCCTCCAGGACCAGCTGGCACAAATGCGTATCATCGCACCTATCAGCGGTACGGTAGACGCAGTAATCGCCAAAGTGGGCGACAACGCTGCTCCCGGTGCTCCCGCCTTCCGCGTGGTAAATGCCAATAACCTGAAAGTGATGGCTAACGTAGCAGAAGCCTATGCCGGCCTCCTCAAAACAGGAGACCCTGTAGTCCTCTCTTTCCCTGATATCCAGCGCGAAATAAGAACCAACATCAGCTTCGCTTCCAGGACTATCGATCCGCTCAGCCGCACCATCAAAATTGAAGTGCCACTCAAACCAGACAATGCGCTGCGTCCTAACATGATCGCACATATCAAAATAGTGGACTATACCGCTTCAAAGGCTTTAGTGGTACCGGTAAACGTTATCCAGTATTCTTCCGGAAAACCCTATGTAATGGTGGCTGAATCCAAAAATGGCAAGCTGGCTTCCCAACGCAGAACCGTTGAAATGGGTCGCACCTACAACGATAAGGCTGAAATCAAAGACGGACTCAAAGCAGGAGACAGGATCATCACCACTGGATACCAGGGGCTGAATGACAATGACCTGATCAAATTGTAA
- a CDS encoding TolC family protein, translating to MQLFKRLTGMASMVGLLALALSAGAQTVSQEPIRLSAKEAVDYALANQSAVKTAKLDQLIQLAKNKEVSGLALPNVAGTGQYQYNPIIQKQMFNMKNFGAPKDSFTVVSFQLPQNLMGEVRLTQTLFDPSVLVALQARKTLEELVAQNVTKSQIDVKASVYKAYYNVLSANKALSILSNNINTLEKLLSDTREIYKNGLVEKLDVDRMVVQFTNLQTEQTKLRNLIELGTAALKYQMGMPLQQPITLTDTLSTERIAENITDIDKFDYSQRIEYQLLQSQKKANEYDLKRYRMKALPSLQLFAATGAMRGSDRFDYLQNQMWYGYINTGLNLSVPIFSGMQRRRQVDQALLAVKKSEVAIENAKLGIDLEREQSASTFRNNVLTLEAQEKNMKLAEDVHNTTQIKYREGVGSSLEMTTAENDLLTAQNNYFSALYNAIVARIDLLKASGKL from the coding sequence ATGCAACTATTCAAAAGGCTCACCGGCATGGCTTCCATGGTGGGACTGTTGGCCCTGGCCCTCTCTGCCGGCGCCCAGACAGTTTCACAGGAGCCCATACGGCTGTCTGCCAAAGAAGCTGTAGACTACGCCCTGGCTAACCAGTCGGCCGTTAAAACGGCCAAACTGGACCAGCTGATCCAGCTGGCCAAAAACAAGGAAGTCAGCGGTCTGGCACTGCCTAATGTAGCTGGTACCGGGCAATACCAGTACAACCCGATCATTCAGAAACAGATGTTTAACATGAAGAACTTTGGCGCTCCCAAAGATTCCTTCACCGTAGTGTCTTTCCAGCTCCCCCAAAACCTCATGGGTGAAGTAAGACTCACACAAACCCTCTTCGATCCCAGTGTACTCGTTGCCCTCCAGGCCCGTAAAACACTGGAAGAACTTGTTGCCCAGAATGTTACCAAATCACAGATCGATGTGAAAGCCAGCGTGTATAAAGCCTATTACAATGTGCTGTCTGCCAACAAAGCGCTTTCTATCCTCTCCAACAATATCAACACACTGGAAAAACTGCTCAGCGATACCAGAGAAATATATAAAAACGGTCTCGTGGAAAAACTTGATGTAGACAGGATGGTAGTGCAATTCACCAACCTCCAGACAGAACAGACCAAACTCCGTAATCTCATCGAGCTCGGCACAGCAGCCCTCAAATATCAGATGGGCATGCCTCTGCAACAGCCTATAACGTTAACGGATACACTCTCAACCGAAAGGATCGCTGAAAACATCACTGATATAGATAAATTCGACTACTCACAACGGATCGAATACCAGTTGCTCCAGTCACAGAAAAAAGCCAATGAATACGATCTGAAAAGATATCGTATGAAAGCGTTGCCTTCTCTGCAACTATTCGCCGCCACCGGCGCCATGCGCGGCAGCGACAGATTCGACTACCTGCAAAACCAGATGTGGTACGGTTATATCAACACCGGTCTTAATCTCTCCGTTCCCATCTTCAGCGGTATGCAACGCAGAAGACAGGTTGATCAGGCACTCCTCGCCGTGAAAAAAAGTGAAGTGGCCATCGAAAATGCCAAACTGGGCATAGATCTCGAAAGAGAACAATCTGCCTCCACTTTTCGCAATAATGTGCTCACGCTCGAGGCGCAGGAAAAAAACATGAAACTCGCAGAAGATGTGCACAACACCACCCAGATCAAATACCGGGAAGGCGTGGGGTCCAGCCTGGAAATGACTACTGCCGAAAATGATCTGCTGACCGCACAGAACAATTATTTCTCCGCACTGTACAACGCCATCGTGGCCAGGATCGACCTGCTGAAAGCTTCTGGCAAATTATAG
- a CDS encoding efflux RND transporter permease subunit produces the protein MQDNLHKEFKPTSWAIDNKVSIYVATIIIALAGILSYNSLPKEQFPEVVFPQFFINTVYAGTSPEDMETLVTKVIEKELNGLSGVKKIKSTSMQDFSAIIIEFNANEDIEAARQQVREKVDDAKKDLPKDLTQEPQIIKMDVSQIPIMNVNLSGDFDLQTLKRYADDMKDRIEALNEITRVDLVGELEREIQINVDKYKMDAARIGFEDIIGAIQGENITISGGLVSMDGQKRTLSVKGEYKDPARIGNIIVRGQSGATVYLKDVADVVDGFLEQESYARLAGKNVITLNVIKQSGKNLIDASDKIQAIKADMEAHYFPKGLNVTITADQSKSTRVTLHDLINTIIIGFILVTLILMFFMGAVNAIFVALSVPISMFIAFLLMPMYGFTLNMMVLFSFLLALGIVVDDAIVVIENVHRIFNERKDLGIVRAAKIAAGEVFLPVLSGTLTVLAPFVPLLFWPGVIGKFMFFLPVTLITTLGASLVVAYIINPVFAVDFMDRHEGEGHPKPKFDRKFKILTGIFAALALIGYANGRGVGNFVVFAYLMILLERFWLGNVARRFQNEFWPKVQERYKQVLKWCLVGWRPIWILVATFALLIFSIVLTGIRNPKVVFFPQADPNFIYAYIELPNGTGQKYTDSITSIVEQRITKVVGPNNPIVESIISNVAKGAGDPSQMDMSTQPQKGKVTVAFVEFGARNGQSTVQYLEKIRNAVKGIPGTNITVEQEQGGPPTGKPINIEISGDNFDELTNSSFRLKRYLDSLHIDGVEELKSDFEANKPEIVVSIDRERANNEGISTRQIGGALRTALFGFEASKIRDAKDEYKIMVRLREDQRNNINNLMNLNLVYRDMNMGGAVRQVPLSAVADVHYSNTYAGIKRKDQKRVITLYSNVLTGFNANEVVQHIQAALTNFGHPNSVTIKMTGEQEDQMETMNFLMMAMLGAFGLILMIMVTQFNSIGRPLVIFMEILFSIIGVFLGFSIFKMDISIVMTGVGIMALAGIVVRNGIVLVEFTDLLIMQNMPVYEAVVEAGKTRMTPVLLTAIAAILGLIPLAVGLNIDFATLFSNFNPHIFFGGDNVAFWGPLAWTMVYGLIFATFLTLILVPVTYAMNKRSIDVLDRYGMPRSLKYVPFLVLILKLFMKKEEVKKLHDPKYLSPKPYNFFPSPEKEQQEELLRKNSKKVDGVSVN, from the coding sequence ATGCAAGACAATCTCCATAAAGAATTTAAACCCACCAGCTGGGCCATCGATAATAAGGTGAGCATCTATGTAGCCACCATTATCATCGCACTGGCGGGTATTCTTTCATATAACAGCCTGCCTAAGGAACAGTTTCCCGAAGTAGTGTTCCCGCAGTTCTTTATCAATACGGTGTATGCCGGTACTTCTCCGGAAGACATGGAAACACTGGTGACCAAAGTCATTGAGAAAGAGCTCAACGGTCTCTCCGGCGTAAAGAAGATCAAAAGCACTTCCATGCAGGACTTCTCCGCCATTATCATCGAATTTAATGCCAACGAAGATATCGAAGCTGCCCGCCAGCAAGTGAGGGAAAAAGTGGACGACGCCAAAAAAGACCTGCCTAAAGACCTGACCCAGGAACCGCAGATCATTAAAATGGATGTGTCCCAGATACCGATCATGAACGTAAACCTCTCCGGTGATTTCGACCTGCAAACACTCAAACGGTATGCAGATGATATGAAAGACCGCATCGAGGCACTCAATGAAATCACCCGTGTAGACCTGGTAGGGGAGCTGGAAAGAGAGATACAGATCAATGTCGATAAATATAAAATGGATGCCGCCAGAATTGGCTTTGAAGATATCATTGGCGCCATCCAGGGTGAAAATATCACTATCTCCGGCGGTCTGGTGTCTATGGACGGCCAGAAACGTACCCTCAGCGTAAAAGGTGAATACAAAGACCCTGCCCGCATTGGGAACATCATTGTCCGCGGACAGTCCGGCGCCACCGTTTACCTCAAAGACGTGGCCGATGTAGTGGACGGCTTCCTGGAACAGGAAAGCTACGCCCGTCTCGCCGGTAAAAATGTGATCACCCTCAACGTGATCAAACAGAGTGGTAAAAACCTGATCGACGCATCTGATAAGATACAGGCGATTAAAGCCGACATGGAAGCTCACTACTTTCCGAAAGGACTGAATGTGACTATCACGGCTGACCAGTCTAAATCAACCCGCGTTACCCTGCATGACCTGATCAATACTATTATCATCGGTTTCATCCTGGTAACCCTCATCCTCATGTTCTTCATGGGTGCGGTAAATGCTATTTTCGTGGCTCTCTCCGTGCCTATTTCCATGTTCATCGCCTTCCTGCTGATGCCGATGTATGGCTTCACCCTCAATATGATGGTGTTGTTCTCCTTCCTGCTGGCATTGGGTATTGTGGTGGATGATGCGATTGTGGTGATAGAAAACGTACACCGTATTTTTAATGAACGAAAAGACCTGGGTATAGTAAGAGCAGCCAAGATAGCGGCGGGAGAAGTGTTTCTGCCGGTATTGTCAGGAACCCTGACGGTGCTGGCGCCATTCGTACCGCTGTTATTCTGGCCAGGCGTGATCGGTAAGTTCATGTTCTTCCTGCCGGTAACCCTCATTACTACTCTGGGTGCTTCCCTGGTAGTGGCCTATATCATTAACCCTGTGTTTGCGGTCGACTTCATGGACCGGCACGAAGGGGAAGGTCATCCCAAACCTAAGTTTGACCGTAAGTTCAAAATACTCACCGGTATATTCGCCGCACTGGCGCTGATTGGTTATGCCAACGGCAGAGGAGTGGGCAACTTCGTGGTTTTTGCTTACCTCATGATCCTGCTGGAACGTTTCTGGCTGGGTAACGTGGCACGCCGCTTCCAGAATGAATTCTGGCCCAAAGTACAGGAACGTTACAAACAGGTATTGAAATGGTGTCTGGTGGGCTGGCGTCCGATATGGATCCTGGTAGCGACCTTCGCCCTGCTGATATTCAGCATTGTCCTTACCGGTATCCGCAATCCCAAAGTGGTATTCTTCCCACAGGCAGATCCCAACTTTATCTATGCTTACATAGAGCTGCCCAACGGTACCGGTCAGAAATACACAGATTCTATCACCAGTATTGTAGAACAGCGTATTACAAAAGTGGTGGGTCCTAACAATCCGATCGTGGAGTCTATCATCTCCAATGTAGCCAAAGGTGCCGGAGATCCTTCCCAGATGGACATGAGCACCCAGCCGCAGAAAGGCAAGGTGACCGTCGCTTTCGTGGAATTTGGCGCCAGAAACGGACAATCTACGGTACAATATCTCGAGAAAATCCGTAATGCCGTAAAAGGTATACCCGGTACCAATATTACTGTGGAACAGGAACAAGGTGGTCCTCCTACCGGTAAACCAATCAATATCGAAATCTCCGGTGATAACTTCGATGAGCTGACCAATTCTTCGTTCAGACTTAAACGTTATCTCGACTCCCTGCATATTGACGGCGTGGAAGAGCTGAAGAGCGACTTTGAGGCCAATAAACCTGAAATAGTTGTCAGCATTGACCGTGAAAGAGCTAACAATGAAGGTATCTCTACGCGTCAGATTGGTGGCGCCCTGCGTACTGCTCTCTTCGGGTTCGAAGCCTCCAAGATCAGAGATGCTAAAGATGAGTATAAGATCATGGTAAGATTACGCGAAGATCAGCGTAATAATATCAATAACCTGATGAACCTCAACCTGGTATACAGGGATATGAATATGGGCGGAGCTGTTCGTCAGGTGCCGCTGTCGGCTGTGGCAGACGTTCACTATTCCAATACTTATGCGGGTATCAAACGTAAAGACCAGAAAAGGGTTATCACTTTGTACTCCAACGTATTGACCGGCTTTAATGCCAATGAGGTGGTGCAGCATATTCAGGCTGCGCTGACCAACTTCGGTCATCCTAACTCTGTGACAATCAAGATGACCGGTGAGCAGGAAGATCAGATGGAGACGATGAACTTCCTTATGATGGCCATGCTGGGTGCTTTTGGGCTGATTCTGATGATCATGGTGACGCAGTTTAACTCCATTGGTCGCCCGCTGGTAATTTTTATGGAAATTCTTTTCAGTATCATAGGGGTATTCCTTGGCTTCAGCATCTTTAAGATGGATATCTCCATTGTAATGACCGGTGTGGGTATTATGGCACTGGCAGGTATCGTGGTGCGTAATGGTATAGTATTGGTGGAGTTTACAGACCTGCTGATAATGCAGAATATGCCGGTATATGAAGCGGTGGTGGAAGCGGGCAAAACCCGTATGACACCGGTACTGCTGACAGCTATTGCGGCGATCCTGGGGCTGATTCCGCTGGCAGTGGGGCTTAACATTGACTTTGCCACCCTGTTCAGTAATTTCAATCCTCATATCTTCTTCGGAGGTGATAACGTGGCATTCTGGGGCCCGCTGGCATGGACGATGGTGTACGGATTGATTTTTGCGACCTTCCTCACCCTGATCCTGGTACCTGTGACGTACGCCATGAACAAACGTTCCATTGATGTACTCGACAGATATGGCATGCCAAGGTCACTGAAGTACGTGCCATTCCTGGTGCTGATATTAAAATTATTTATGAAGAAGGAAGAGGTGAAGAAGCTGCATGATCCTAAGTATCTGTCGCCCAAGCCTTACAACTTCTTCCCGTCTCCTGAAAAAGAGCAGCAGGAAGAGTTGCTCCGGAAAAATTCCAAGAAAGTAGACGGAGTATCAGTGAATTAG